The stretch of DNA GGACCCCGATCCCAGGAACTTGCCGCCCGCCGATCCGCCGCACTGCCGGCGGGGTTGACCAGCGGCGCGGGCATCTACACCGCGGCCGCCGGTGGCGGAGTCCTCGTCGACGTCGACGACAACTCGTTCATCGACTTCGGTAGCGGTATCGCCGTGACCACCGTCGGCAACGCCGCCCCGCGAGTCGTCGAGCGAGCAACCCGGCAGCTGGCGAAATACACGCACACCTGTTTCCTCGCCACCCCGTACGAGCCGTACATCGCGGTCGCCGAGGCGCTCAACCGGCTCACCCCCGGTGATCACGAGAAGCGGACGGCGCTGTTCAACACCGGCAGTGAGGCGGTGGAGAACGCCGTCAAGTACGCGCGGGCCGCGACCGGACGACCCGCGGTGGTCACGTTCGATCACGCCTTCCACGGGCGGACCCTGATGACGATGACGATGACGGCGAAGAACCAGCCCTACAAGAGCACCTTCGGTCCCTTCGCCCCCGAGGTGTACCGTGCGCCGATGGCCTACCCGTACCGGTGGCCGAGCGGCGCCGAGAATGCGGCCGACGAGGCGTTCGCCCAGTTCGAGATGCTGGTCGATTCCCAGATCGGCGCCGACGCGGTTGCCTGCGTCGTGGTCGAACCGATCCAGGGCGAGGGCGGATTCATCGTCCCTGCCGAGGGCTTCCTGCGGCAGATCGCGGACTTCTGCCGGGACCGCGGGATCCTGTTCGTCGCGGACGAGGTGCAGGCCGGCATCGCCCGCACCGGGACCTGGTTCGCCTCCGAGCACGAGGGCGTCGTGCCCGACCTGGTCGTGACCGCGAAGGGCCTGGCCGGCGGGATGCCGCTCGCGGCGGTCACCGGTCGCGCCGACATCATGGACACCGCGCACGCCGGCGGGATCGGTGGCACCTACAGCGGCAACCCCGCCGCCTGCGAAGCAGCGCTCGGAGTGTTCGAGACCATCGAGGAAGACGGCCTGCTCGAGCGGGCACAGACAATCGGCGACCTCATGTTCCGTGAACTGCGCGACATCGCCGCCACCACCGACCTCATCGGAGACATCCGCGGCCGCGGGGCCATGGTGGCGATCGAACTCGTCCAACCCGGCACCAAGACCCCCAACCGCGAGGCCGTCGCCGCGGTAAACCGCTACTGCCTGACGCACGGCCTGCTCACCCTGACCGCGGGCACCTTCGGCAACGTCCTGCGGTTCCTTCCCCCACTGTCGATCTCGGACGAACTCCTCCTCGAAGGCTTCTCGGTCCTCCGGAACGCGTTCGCCGCTCTGTAATACCCTGCCCCCGAAGAAGGACGACCCCCTCATGACCACACCCGCGCACCTGCTCCATCTCGTCGACGGACAATGGCTCGCCGGCGTCGGCGATACCGTCGTCAGCGCCAGCCCGGCCCAGCCGGACGTCGTCGTCGCCCAGGGACGACTGGCAGACACCGCGGCACTCGACAGGGCCGTCGCCGCAGCTCAACGGGTCAAGCGCGAGTGGACGCGCACCCCCGCGCACGAGCGTGGGGCGATCCTGGTCCGTGCCGCGGCGATCGTGGAGAACGCAGCCTCCGAGTGGGGCACCGAACTCGCCCGCGAAGAAGGCAAAACCAAGCCCGAAGGCATCGGCGAAGTCCTGCGCGCCGCCCAGATCCTGCGCTACTACGGCAACGACGCCGACCGAGACGCAGGCGAGGTATTCTCCTCCCCGCGACGGGGTGAACGCATCCTGGTCACCCGCAAACCCATTGGCGTGGTCGGTGTCATCACCCCCTTCAACTTCCCGATCGCCATCCCGGCCTGGAAGATCGCACCGGCCCTGACCTACGGCAACACCGTGGTCTGGAAACCGGCCAGCACCGTGCCACTCCTGGCGATGCGCCTGGCGCAGGCCCTCACCGACGCGGGACTGCCGAACGGGGTGCTGAACCTGGTGATCGGGAACGGCGCCGTCGGCAACGGCATCGTCGAACATCCCGGCATCGACGCGATCACCTTCACCGGCTCCACCGGTGTCGGCCGCAAGATCGCCGCGTCCGGCGCCGCCCGCGGCGTCCCGGTGCAGGCCGAGATGGGCGGAAAGAACGCCGCCGTCGTCCTCGGCGACGCCGACCTCGAGCTGGCCGCCGAACAGGTGATGTTCGGTGCCTTCCGCTCGACCGGGCAGAAATGCACCGCCACCTCCCGGTTGATCGTCACCGACGACATCGCCGACGACTTCCTCGCCGAACTCGGCAAACGCGCCGACGCACTGAACGTCGGCAACCCCGTCGACGACGGCACCGAGATGGGACCGGTGGTGAACGCCGCCGCCCGCACCTCGATACGAGCCGGGATCGAGCGTGCTATCAAGCAGGGGGCGCGGCGGGTCGCCGGCGGCTACGAGTACTCCGAGGGCGCCTTGGCAACAGGGTATTTCGTTCCGCCGACCATACTCGAGTTGCCCTCGCAAGCTCCCGATGCCTGGCGTGAAGAACTGTTCGGTCCCGTTCTGGCGGTCCGGCGAGCAGGAAGCGTCGACGACGCCTTCGCCCTCGCGAACGACAGCGAGTTCGGACTCTCCGCCGCCGTCTTCACCCAGGATCTCACCCGCGCACTGGACGCCATCGACGACATCGACGTCGGCATCCTGCACGTCAACTCCGAATCCGCCGGCGCCGACCCCCACGTCCCGTTCGGTGGCGCGAAGAAGAGCGGATACGGTCCGAAGGAGCAGGGCCGCTCGGCGCGCGAATTCTTCACCCACACCACCACGGTGTACCTGCGCGGCGGACAGTCGACGATATGAGCACCTATTGCCGTCCGTGTCCTCGAGCATGCCAACACATGGACAACGGCGCTGCAGCGTAACATTCCGGATACGAGTTCGATAGGCACGGAACTCATTTCACTTCGTCGAGCATTCAAAGGGGCATGCTTCGACGAATCCGGATCTGCACCGCCGCACCGGGAATCCGGCACAACCGGACCCCTGGGTGGTCCGGGCGCGGCTCGATCAGCACGCCCGGACCACACGTGCTCCATTCCAGCCGGTGGCTGCCGACAGCCCGATCAGCCTTCTTCGGTCGCAGTGTTCTGGACCACCTCGAACCACGTGGAATCCATCTGGCCGGCTTCAAGTCCCGCGAGCTCTTCACGAGTCGAGCGGAAGGCTTCGTCATGATGCCAGGCCGACCAGTCTTCTCTCGTTTCCCAGACGCCGACAATGGCCCGTTCGAGTGGCTGATCGACTCCTTTCAGAAGCTGCGCCGATACCCAGCCTGGCTTGTCGCGCGCCACAGCAACCCGCTCATGCATTGCGCGGTCCCATTGCTCGGCGCCCTCCTCGCGAAGCACAACTCTCGTGATGATTGTCATCATTCTGGCTCTCCTTTCCGGCCCTTCTCAGAATGGACCCGTGGGGCGGCAAACTCCACGAATGCGGCGGCACGCGGTCGAGACGACCTGTAAGAGGCTGCACCGCAGGATCCCGCCGCCAGCGATCAGTACCGCCGGTTCGCCGGATTGTCGCCGTCTAACACCGCACCCGCGGCGAGCTGCCGCCTGAGGAGGTCGAGGGCCGCGTGCTGGAGGAGGAGGACGGCCTCGACGTTCGTGCCGAGGAGACGCGCCACCTCGACGACCGGTAGTCGGTGCACTATTCGGAGTCGCAGGACCGTCCGGTGGCGGGCGGGGAGGGTGTCCATCAGAGTCGCCGACCCGGCTGTCTCCTCGTCGTCGATGGTCACGACCGGCCTTTCTCTCGGATCGCACCACTGTGTCCGACCCGGTGTCCCAGGGGGAAGGGACCGGCGTCCCGATGGTCCGGGATCCTGCCGACCGACTCCTCGAGCCTGCCCGACGCTTTACGCTGAACGGCATGGCCGCTCTTCGTGCGGAGTGGATCAGGATCTGGCGCAACCCGGCAGACACGCTCGCGACCGTGGCGTTCAACGCCGTCCTGATGATCGGTGCCTGGTTTCTCCTGCCTCGGAACTGGTTGTTCGAGTGGACCGGACCGTCGGGTTTCGCCCTGGCCCTCGCCGGCTGGATGTACGCCGACGTCACCGCCACCAATGTGCTGGCACCGGATCGTGAGCGTGTTCTCGCCGCACTCGACGACCGCGACACGCTGGGCGCGTTACTGGGAGCCAAGGCCGTGGCGTTGTGGATGCTGATCGCCCCGCTGTGCGCGACCATCGCGATCCTCGTGGGTTTCGTCGAGCAGGACTGGTTGTACACCGCGGTGGTGGTGGTCGCGGTGGCGTTGTGCCCGTTCGGCGCGCTGGCCGGGACGAGTCTGGTCGGGGTGTTCTTCCCGTACCACCAGCGTTCCCTGGGGTGGCGGTGGGACCACCGTGCCCGGTGGCGCACCGTCGTGGTCCGGTGGCTGATCCTGCTGGTGGTCCCGTACGGCGTGTTCCCGGCGTTCTCGCTGGCGATCTTCATCGTCCCAGCCGTGCTGTGGCACCTCGTGCGTCCGGCGGACGTGCACTCCCGGATCGGCACCGCCGACTTCGCGCTGTGTGTCGTTCTCGCCGTGCTCATCTCCGCGATCATGTGGGTGATGGCGCGGCGGATCGCGGTGTCACGGATACAGCGGCACGCCCCGCTGGCCGACTATCTGCGCGACCGGGACAGAGGCTGAGCAGCCCCGCCCGGTGACGTGAGCGCCGATGCGCACCCCCGCACACATTCCCACTCACCTGCGCAGGTGAGTGGCAAAGCGTGCCGGGGCACACTTTGCCACTCACGTCAGGAGAGGTGCTTCGGCTGGGGGTGCGACTTGTGGGCCCAGTCCGCGCCGACCTCGTCCTGACTCGATCCCGGCGGGCAGTCGGCGTTGTACCGGCCGGCGTGTTCGAGGGACACGACGACGGACTTCGAGGTGGGACAGTTGCTGCCCGCCGCCGTGGAGTCGAGGGGAACGAGCGGGTTGGTCTCCGGGTAGTAGGCGGCGGCCGACCCGCGGGGGATGTCGTATTCGACGATCCGGAAGTCGTGGGCGCAGCGGACCCGGTCGTCCTCGGCCCAGTGGGTGAAGAGGTCGACCATGTCGCCGTCGTCGAATCCGAGGGCCGCGATGTCGTCGTGGTGCAGGAAGATCACGCGGCGTCCGCCCTCGATCCCGCGGTAGCGGTCGCTGAGCCCGTAGATCGTGGTGTTGAACTGGTCGTGGCTGCGGATCGTCTGCAGGATCACGTGCCCCGGCGGCACCTGCAGCACCTCGATCGGGGACACCGCGAATTCGGCCCGGCCGGAGTGGGTGGGAAACGTCCGGGAATCGCGCGGCGGGTGCGGCAGCACGAACCCGCCGGGCCGCCGGACATTCACCTCGTACCCCTCGCAGCCGGGAACGACCCGCGAGATGTGCAGGCGGATGTTCGCGTAGTCGTCCCGCATCTTCTTCCACTCGATGCCGTACCGGTCGCCGATCGTGGCCTCGGCGATGCGGGTGACGATGCCCACCTCCGAATCGAGATGCGGACTGGCCGGTTTCAGCGGTCCCCGGGACGCGTGAACGGAACACGTCGAGTCCTCGACCGAGATGAACTGGGGACCGCCGGCCTGGACGTCCTGCTCGGTGCGCCCGCGGGTCGGCAGGATGAGGGCTGTGTCGCCGCACACGAGATGCGAGCGGTTGATCTTCGTGGAGATGTGGACGGTCATCCGGGTCCTGCGCAGCGCGGCGGCGGTGACGTCGGTGTCCGGGGCCGCCTGGACGAAGTTCCCGCCGAGCCCGAGGAAGAAATGCGCCTTGTCATCACGCATCGCCCGGATGGAATCGACGGTGTCATAGCCGTTCTCGCGGGGAGGGTCGAAGTCGAATTCCTTCGCGAGGGCGTCGAGGAAATGCCGCGGCGGACGCTCCCAGATGCCCATCGTGCGGTCGCCCTGCACGTTCGAATGTCCGCGCACCGGGAAGAGCCCGGCACCGGGCTTCCCGATGTTTCCCTGGGCGAGTGCGAGATTGGTGACTTCCTTGATGATCGCCACCGAGTTGTGGTGCTGGGTGAGCCCCATCGCCCAACAGAACACGGTGGCGTCGGAATCGCGCAGGAGCCGGGCCGCGTCGGTGATCTGTTCCCGCGACAGTCCGGTCGTGCGGGTGACGACGTCCCAGTCGATGTCGGTGACGTGCTGCTTCCACAGCTCGAACCCGATGGTGTGCTGTTCGATGAACTCGTGGTCGAGGGCGTCCCATCCGACGAGCAGGGAGCCGAACGCCTGCAGCAGCGCGAGGTCGCCGTTGAGCGCGATCGGCAGATGCAGGTCGGACAGGTCGGTACCCGGACCGACCATGCCGCGGGGCGTCTGCGGATTCTTGAAGTTGACCAGACCCGCCTCGCGCAGTGGATTGATCGACAGGATCTTCGCGCCGTTCTGCTTGGCCTTCTCCAGTGCCGACAACATCCGCGGATGATTGGTGCCCGGATTCTGACCTTGCAGGACAATCAGTTTCGCATGATAGACGTCGTCCATCGTGACGCTGGCCTTGCCGATGCCGATCGACTCCTGCAGCGCGATGCTGGTCGATTCGTGGCACATGTTGGAACAGTCGGGCAGGTTGTTGGTCCCGAAAGCGCGGACGAACAACTGGTACGCGAACGCGGCCTCGTTCGACGCCCGGCCGGACGTGTAGAAGATCGCCTCGTCCGGACTGTCCAGGGCGTTCAGCTGGTCGCCGATCAGCGCGAACGCCTCGTCCCAGTCGATGGGTTCGTAGTGGGTGCCGCCGGGCCGTTTCACCATCGGGTGGGTGATCCGACCCTGCTGCCCGAGCCAGTGCTCGCTGTGGCAGTCGAGGTCGGCGATGCTGTGCCGGGCGAAGAATTCGGGTGTCGCCCGGTCCCGCGTCGCCTCTTCCGCCACGGCCTTGGCGCCGTTCTCGCAGAACTCCGCGGCATGACGGTGACCCGGGTCGGGATCGGGCCACGCGCAGCTCATGCAGTCGAATCCCTCGGCCTGGTTCAGCCGCAGCAGCGTCTCAGCCGTCCGGACCACACCCATGTGCTCGAGCGCGCGTTTCATCGACACCGCGACCGCGGTCGGCCCGGCCGCGTGGTCCTTCGGGGGTTCGACGTGGAGGTCGGCCTCGTCGTAGTCGCGTTCCTCGTCCTGGTGCCGCATCGTTCAGCCTTCCGTCACGACGATCTCCCCACCAGACGACCGAGATAGTCGAGGACGTCGTCGGTGGCGGTGGCCGCGGCGGTGAGTGCCACGTAACCGTCGGGGCGTACCACCACCAGCGTGCCACCATGTGCCCCGTACGCGCTGCGCGCGAGGCCGCGGTCGTCGACGACGTCGATGCCGGGCCCGCGGGAATCGCCCACCACCACGTATTTCACGTCGTCGGGTGCGTCCTCGGCCAGGATCTGCAGGGTGTGCCGGGACCCGCCGCCGAACCCGAGAATGGTGAAGTGCGTGCCGCGGAAGACGTCGAACAGCCGCAGCGGGGTGCCGTCCGGGCTCAGGCACGGCGCGTCGGGTGCGCGGTCCCCCGCGCGGACGCCCGTCGTCACGTCCCCGTCCCTCGACAGCGAACTCCACTGATAGCCGAAACCGAGTTGCTGGCCGTCCTCGGTGACCGCGACCCCCAGGCCCTGCGAATCTTCCCGACCGAGGCTCGCGGCCACCTTCTGCAGCCCCTCGCTGCTCACCCCGAGCGTCCAGCGCGCGAGCGGCAACCGCTCCTCCTGATACGTGTCGAGAAGCGACGGATCCGCCGACCCGGCCAGGACCAGCGCGAGTTTCCAGCCGAGGTTGTAGGCGTCCTGGATTCCGGTGTTCATCCCGAGCCCACCGGCCGGCGGGTGAACGTGTGCGGCGTCCCCGGCGAGGAACACCCGACCGTCGCGGAAGCGGTCCACCATGCGCACGTTCACATGCCAGGTGGACAGCCACGTCGGTTCGGACAGTCGCACCCCGGGATCGCAGGCGACGTCGTCCAGAACCCGCTGGAAGTACTCCAGCGACGGCGCGGGCAGGTTGCCCTCCTCGTCGAAGTCCGCGAACGGCACTCCCTGGAACTGCCAGGAATTGATTCCGCGGAACGGGCACAACGCGACGAATCCCTTCTCCGGGTGCGTCCACTGGTACCAGCGATCGGGAACCAGACCGTCGACGGCCACATCGCCGAGGAGCATGCCCTCGATGCCGCCCGTGCCCTCGAACGACACTCCGAGCGCCTTGCGCACCGCGCTGCGCCCGCCGTCGCAGCCGACGAGGTAGCGCGCCATGATGGTCCCGCCGCCGGCGAGCCGGACCGTCACCTTGTCGGTGGTCTGCTCGAATCCGACGACCTCGACGCCACGCTCCACGTCGATTCCGAACTCCGAGAGCCTTTCTCGCAGAATCCGCTCGGTCTGCCACTGCGGGATCATCAGACCGCTGTCGTAGGGCCGATCGGGCGTGGGGCTCAGGTCCGCGTGCGGGTCGCCGTCGCTCACCACCTGCCCGCGCACCGCGACCCGGCTGGGAAGGTGACGGAATCCGGCGTCGACGATCTCGTCGACGATGCCGAGATCGTCCATCACCTCCTGGCTGCGCGCGGTCAACCCCTTTCCGCGCGAACCCGGGAACGGCTCGGGCGACTTGTCGAGGATCCGCACTTCGACGCCACGCCGCGCCAGTTCCAGAGCGAGCGTGAGACCGGTCGGCCCGGCCCCGGCCACCACTGCCTCGGTAGGGCTCATGGCGTCATCGTATTCGCGACGGCACCGATCCCGCGGGAAAGTCGTCGCACATCGGCTCTCGCTCAGAAGTTTCCGCGGGCGGCCTGTTCGCGTTCGATGGCTTCGAAGAGGGCCTTGAAGTTGCCGATGCCGAAGCCGAGGGAGCCGTGGCGTTCGATGAGTTCGAAGAACACGGTGGGCCGGTCGACGAGGGGTTTGGTGAAGATCTGCAGCAGGTAGCCGTCCTCGTCGCGGTCGACGAGGATGCCGCGTTTCTGCAACTCCTCGATCGGGGCGCGGACGTTACCGATCCGCGCCCGCAGTTCCGGGTCCTGGTAGTAGGAGTCGGGGGTGGCCAGGAATTCGACGCCCTCGGCGGTGAGCCGGTCCACGGCGGTGAGGATGTCGTTGGTGGCCAGCGCCAGGTGCTGCGCGCCGGGACCTTGGTAGAAGTCCAGGTACTCGTCGATCTGCGAACGCTTCTTCGCGATCGCGGGTTCATTGAGCGGGAACTTCACCCGGTGGTTGCCGTTGGAGACGACCTTGGACATCAGTGCGGAGTAGTCGGTGGCGATGTCCTCGCCGACGAACTCGGCCATGTTCGTAAAGCCCATGACCCGGTTGTAGAAGTCGACCCAGTGGTCCATCCGGCCGAGTTCGACGTTGCCGACGACGTGGTCGAGGGCCTGGAACAGGCGTTTGGGGGCGCCGTCGCGCTTGGTGTGCGTGGAGGTGCGTGCGATGTAGCCGGGCAGGTAGGGGCCGGTGTAGTGGGTGCGGTCGACGAGGGTGTGCCGGGTGTCGCCGTAGGTGGCGATCGCGGCGAGCCGGACGGTGCCGTGCTCGTCGGTCATGTCGTGGGGTTCGTCGAGGACGACGGCGCCCTGGGCGCGGGCGTGGGCGATGCACTTGTCGACGTCGGGCACCGACAACGCGATGTCGACGACGCCGTCGCCGTGGGCGCGGTGGTGCTCGATCAGCGGGCTCTGGGGGTCGACGGCGCCCTGGATGACGAAGCGGACGGCGCCGGATTCGAGGACGAAGCTGTGGTGGTCGCGGTTGCCGGTGGTGGGCCCGGAGTAGGCGACGAGGGTCATCCCGAACGCGGACTGGAAGTAGTGGGCGGTCTGGGTGGCGTTGCCGACCACCCAGACGACGGCGTCCCAGCCGCTGACCGGGAACGGGTCGCGGGTGCCGTCGTATTCGACGAGCCCGACCAGTTGCTCGAGCTGGCCGAGGTCGAGACCTGCCAGGCGTTCCTTGTCGGTGAGGGTCTGCTCGATCGTCATCGCTGTCTTCCTGGTTCGAGGGACGGAGTGTGGCTGTTGCCTGGGTCACTACGAAAACCCACGTCGCCCACATAGGCAACCGAGCCAGCAGCAGCTAGCCGCAGTGCCACCTTCGACGACCTGCGAGGGGCATTTCATATACAGTCGGACTAGTTGAATCGCTTCGGAGAGGCCCTGCCATGAAGGACGCTGTGCAGTTGGACGAACTCGATTTCGCCCTCCTCGACGCCATGCACGACGACCCGAAGGCGGGCGTACTCGAACTGTCCCGCCGACTCAAGGTCGCGCGGGCCACCGTCCAGGCGCGGGTGCGCAAACTCGAGGAGTCGGGCGTGATCGCCGGATACGAGCCGCGCCTCGACCTCGCCGCCGCCGGGTTCGACGTGCAGGCCTTCGTCACGCTGGAGACAGCGCAGGGCGCACTCGACTCCGTGACTTCGGAACTCGAATCGATCCCCGGGGTGCTCGAGGCCTTCGCGACCACCGGTTCCGGCGACATCCTGTGCCGCATCGCCGCCGGCTCGCACCTCGGGCTGCAGCAGACCCTGATCGATCTGAACAAGTCGAGCGTCGTCGCCCGATCCACCAGCGTGATGGTGCTGTCGGTGATCGTCCCCTACCGGTCGATGCCCCTGCTGCGGACGCTGGACCGACCGCGCTCGGCGAAGGCTCCGGCCTACCGCACAGCGACCGCGGATCCGGATTAGCACCACGATCACCGGTTCTGCTGCACAAACTGAATAGAAGATTCCGGAACTTCTTTCTCGGTGGTGTTCACCGCGACTACCTGTCGGCCGCTCGGTTGCGACGCACGAGTGGCGCCCACCACAGTGATCGCCGTAACAGCGGGAAGCACCATCCCGGCAGCCGAGAAACCGAGAGAAGCGATGAAGAATCTGCTCACCCGATTCGAAGAGAAGGCCCCCGAGATCGTCTTCGAGTGGCACGACACGGAGACCTCCGCACGCGGGTGGACGGTGATCAACTCGCTGCGCGGCGGCGCGGCCGGCGGCGGAACCCGGATGCGCCGCGGCCTCGACCGCCGCGAGGTGGAGTCGCTCGCGAAGACCATGGAAGTGAAGTTCACCGTCTCGGGTCCGGCGATCGGCGGCGCGAAGTCGGGCATCGACTTCGACCCGACCGATCCACGCAAGGACGAGGTGCTGCGACGCTGGTTCAAGACCGTGACCCCGCTGCTCAAGTCGTACTACGGCACCGGCGGCGACCTGAACGTCGACGAGATGGCCGAGGTCGTGCCGATCACCGAGAGCTACGGGCTGTGGCATCCGCAGGAAGGCGTCGTCAACGGGCACTTCGCGGCCAGCGATCGGGAGCGGGTGCAGCGGGTCGGGCAGCTGCGACTCGGCGTCGCGAAGGTCGTCGAGGATGCGCGGTTCACCCCCGATCCGCAGGCGAAGTACACGGTGTCCGATCTGATCACCGGCTGGGGTGTCGCCGAATCGGTGCGGCACTACTACCGGGTCTACGGCGGCGACCTGGCCGGCAAGCGGGTGATCATGCAGGGCTGGGGCAACGTCGGCGCCGCCGCCGCGTACTACCTCGCGCAGTCCGGTGCCCGGATCGTCGGCATCCTCGACCGCAACGGCGGGCTGTCGAACACCGACGGCTACGACTTCGAGCAGATCCGCGCACTGTTCCTCGCGAAGGAGGGCAACGAACTGCGCGCCTCCGGCACGGTGCCGTTCGAGGAGATCAACGAGACGATCTGGAGTTCCGGCGCCGAGGTGTTCCTGCCCTGCGCCGCTTCACGTCTGGTGACCCGCGAGCAGGTCGACAGGCTGATCGCCGGCGGCCTCGAGGTGGTGGCGAGCGGCGCCAACGTGCCGTTCGCGGACGACGAGATCTTCTACGGCCCCACCTACGAGTACGCCGACAAGAGCGTCGCCGTCGTCCCCGACTTCATCGCCAACTGCGGCATGGCCCGCGCGTTCGCGCTGCTGATGGAGGGTGACGTCGAGGTGTCGGACGAGGCGATCTTCGGTGACGTCTCCGCCACGATCGCGACGGCGCTCGAGCGCTGCTTCGCCCGTTCCCCGCAACCGACCGGAATCGCCGGTACCGCGTTCGAGATCGCACTCGATCAGCTCGTCTGACGGACCGGGAGAACCCATGAACACAGTGCACGACCCACCGGCCTCCACCACGCGCCTTCAGCAGGCGATGAAACCGCGCCAGTTGGTGATGATGAGTCTGGGCGGCGCGATCGGCGCCGGACTGTTCGTCGGCTCCGGCGCGGGCATCGCCGTCGCCGGGCCCGCCGTGCTCGTCTCCTTCCTCATCGCCGGATTCCTCGTCGTCCTCGTGATGCGGATGATGGGCGAGATGGTGGCCGCCGACCCCGACAGCGGCGCGTTCTCCGTCCACGCCGAGAACGCGATGGGCCCGATCGCCGGCCGGACCATCGGCTGGCTCTACTGGGTGCAAGTCGTCATCGTCGTGGCCGCAGAAGCGACCGCGGCGGCCGCGATCACCGCCGCGTCGATACCCGCCGTTCCCCAATGGGTGGCGGCCCTGGCGTACATGAGCGTGCTGACCGCGGTGAACCTGGCGGGTGTCTCCCGCTTCGGTGAGTTCGAATTCTGGTTCGCCGCACTGAAGATCGTCGCCATCGTCGCGTTCCTGGCGGTCGGCTGCGCGATGATCCTGGGCTGGATCCCGAGCTTCGACGCACCCGGACTGTCGAATCTCA from Rhodococcus opacus B4 encodes:
- a CDS encoding aldehyde dehydrogenase family protein gives rise to the protein MTTPAHLLHLVDGQWLAGVGDTVVSASPAQPDVVVAQGRLADTAALDRAVAAAQRVKREWTRTPAHERGAILVRAAAIVENAASEWGTELAREEGKTKPEGIGEVLRAAQILRYYGNDADRDAGEVFSSPRRGERILVTRKPIGVVGVITPFNFPIAIPAWKIAPALTYGNTVVWKPASTVPLLAMRLAQALTDAGLPNGVLNLVIGNGAVGNGIVEHPGIDAITFTGSTGVGRKIAASGAARGVPVQAEMGGKNAAVVLGDADLELAAEQVMFGAFRSTGQKCTATSRLIVTDDIADDFLAELGKRADALNVGNPVDDGTEMGPVVNAAARTSIRAGIERAIKQGARRVAGGYEYSEGALATGYFVPPTILELPSQAPDAWREELFGPVLAVRRAGSVDDAFALANDSEFGLSAAVFTQDLTRALDAIDDIDVGILHVNSESAGADPHVPFGGAKKSGYGPKEQGRSAREFFTHTTTVYLRGGQSTI
- a CDS encoding sigma factor-like helix-turn-helix DNA-binding protein — protein: MTIDDEETAGSATLMDTLPARHRTVLRLRIVHRLPVVEVARLLGTNVEAVLLLQHAALDLLRRQLAAGAVLDGDNPANRRY
- a CDS encoding antibiotic biosynthesis monooxygenase family protein; its protein translation is MMTIITRVVLREEGAEQWDRAMHERVAVARDKPGWVSAQLLKGVDQPLERAIVGVWETREDWSAWHHDEAFRSTREELAGLEAGQMDSTWFEVVQNTATEEG
- the gabT gene encoding 4-aminobutyrate--2-oxoglutarate transaminase, with amino-acid sequence MTAVHTPVGGPQLEQVRRIVTEVPGPRSQELAARRSAALPAGLTSGAGIYTAAAGGGVLVDVDDNSFIDFGSGIAVTTVGNAAPRVVERATRQLAKYTHTCFLATPYEPYIAVAEALNRLTPGDHEKRTALFNTGSEAVENAVKYARAATGRPAVVTFDHAFHGRTLMTMTMTAKNQPYKSTFGPFAPEVYRAPMAYPYRWPSGAENAADEAFAQFEMLVDSQIGADAVACVVVEPIQGEGGFIVPAEGFLRQIADFCRDRGILFVADEVQAGIARTGTWFASEHEGVVPDLVVTAKGLAGGMPLAAVTGRADIMDTAHAGGIGGTYSGNPAACEAALGVFETIEEDGLLERAQTIGDLMFRELRDIAATTDLIGDIRGRGAMVAIELVQPGTKTPNREAVAAVNRYCLTHGLLTLTAGTFGNVLRFLPPLSISDELLLEGFSVLRNAFAAL
- a CDS encoding FAD-dependent oxidoreductase, which translates into the protein MSPTEAVVAGAGPTGLTLALELARRGVEVRILDKSPEPFPGSRGKGLTARSQEVMDDLGIVDEIVDAGFRHLPSRVAVRGQVVSDGDPHADLSPTPDRPYDSGLMIPQWQTERILRERLSEFGIDVERGVEVVGFEQTTDKVTVRLAGGGTIMARYLVGCDGGRSAVRKALGVSFEGTGGIEGMLLGDVAVDGLVPDRWYQWTHPEKGFVALCPFRGINSWQFQGVPFADFDEEGNLPAPSLEYFQRVLDDVACDPGVRLSEPTWLSTWHVNVRMVDRFRDGRVFLAGDAAHVHPPAGGLGMNTGIQDAYNLGWKLALVLAGSADPSLLDTYQEERLPLARWTLGVSSEGLQKVAASLGREDSQGLGVAVTEDGQQLGFGYQWSSLSRDGDVTTGVRAGDRAPDAPCLSPDGTPLRLFDVFRGTHFTILGFGGGSRHTLQILAEDAPDDVKYVVVGDSRGPGIDVVDDRGLARSAYGAHGGTLVVVRPDGYVALTAAATATDDVLDYLGRLVGRSS
- a CDS encoding FdhF/YdeP family oxidoreductase; translated protein: MRHQDEERDYDEADLHVEPPKDHAAGPTAVAVSMKRALEHMGVVRTAETLLRLNQAEGFDCMSCAWPDPDPGHRHAAEFCENGAKAVAEEATRDRATPEFFARHSIADLDCHSEHWLGQQGRITHPMVKRPGGTHYEPIDWDEAFALIGDQLNALDSPDEAIFYTSGRASNEAAFAYQLFVRAFGTNNLPDCSNMCHESTSIALQESIGIGKASVTMDDVYHAKLIVLQGQNPGTNHPRMLSALEKAKQNGAKILSINPLREAGLVNFKNPQTPRGMVGPGTDLSDLHLPIALNGDLALLQAFGSLLVGWDALDHEFIEQHTIGFELWKQHVTDIDWDVVTRTTGLSREQITDAARLLRDSDATVFCWAMGLTQHHNSVAIIKEVTNLALAQGNIGKPGAGLFPVRGHSNVQGDRTMGIWERPPRHFLDALAKEFDFDPPRENGYDTVDSIRAMRDDKAHFFLGLGGNFVQAAPDTDVTAAALRRTRMTVHISTKINRSHLVCGDTALILPTRGRTEQDVQAGGPQFISVEDSTCSVHASRGPLKPASPHLDSEVGIVTRIAEATIGDRYGIEWKKMRDDYANIRLHISRVVPGCEGYEVNVRRPGGFVLPHPPRDSRTFPTHSGRAEFAVSPIEVLQVPPGHVILQTIRSHDQFNTTIYGLSDRYRGIEGGRRVIFLHHDDIAALGFDDGDMVDLFTHWAEDDRVRCAHDFRIVEYDIPRGSAAAYYPETNPLVPLDSTAAGSNCPTSKSVVVSLEHAGRYNADCPPGSSQDEVGADWAHKSHPQPKHLS
- the hppD gene encoding 4-hydroxyphenylpyruvate dioxygenase codes for the protein MTIEQTLTDKERLAGLDLGQLEQLVGLVEYDGTRDPFPVSGWDAVVWVVGNATQTAHYFQSAFGMTLVAYSGPTTGNRDHHSFVLESGAVRFVIQGAVDPQSPLIEHHRAHGDGVVDIALSVPDVDKCIAHARAQGAVVLDEPHDMTDEHGTVRLAAIATYGDTRHTLVDRTHYTGPYLPGYIARTSTHTKRDGAPKRLFQALDHVVGNVELGRMDHWVDFYNRVMGFTNMAEFVGEDIATDYSALMSKVVSNGNHRVKFPLNEPAIAKKRSQIDEYLDFYQGPGAQHLALATNDILTAVDRLTAEGVEFLATPDSYYQDPELRARIGNVRAPIEELQKRGILVDRDEDGYLLQIFTKPLVDRPTVFFELIERHGSLGFGIGNFKALFEAIEREQAARGNF